A window of Pseudochaenichthys georgianus chromosome 19, fPseGeo1.2, whole genome shotgun sequence genomic DNA:
atatttattatgcaatacccgcgacccgacccgcatcatctttgttttacccagaaccgaacccggaaaaaagcgtttgaaaaaataccacccgcgaatcaccttttttgcaggTCACCCGTCATGCAGGACTCTGCTGTAGTGTAGCTCCACCCACATGAATATATAGCTGAGTGTAAAGTGTTACATGGGTGGGGGGTGCCTACAGGCCATGCTGAGTGCCTTTACCTACAGCAGCGTGCTTCTGATCCAACAGCATGTCACCGTTTGAAAAGGCGATGCTGTTCCTCCGACTAATAAGTGAGAGGTTTGAGAGGAAACAGCTGTCTGTGCAAACTGCCAAAACTCATCAGCGAGAGCCCACTCTTTTAAACCTCTTTACATGAAGGGGAACTTTTCTTATGTATATTTACACAAATAGTATTCATGAAAAACCAGACCTGGAATTTTGCAATTTACTGTATTTTAAGTgcatttgaaaatgtatattatgtttatttatatgtTCAACTCAAAGTGAAATGTATTGTAgacagtttaaagatttattctGATTCAGTTTATATTTGATCCTTTGTTGCAATATGCTGTCGCATGGATTGATCGGTCTTTTGTGTATGTCAGATTTGTTTACGGTGACACTTTTTGTGTAGTGTTTCTTTAGtccatttttgtttttttgcaacctaatattaatatgaatacatttatatgaaaatatattatttaaagGTGAAGGAGGAGAGAATATCATAATAAAGAAGCAGCTTGTTTTGAATGTGTTTTCTTCTAAACATGTCCTTGCATTCCTTCTGCTGTCCACCAGATGGCGGTGTTCTCTAACTCGAGACATTACAATAACTATTTTTGTCTTTAAGAATGCAGACTTACATTTTTGCTATGAAATTACATCTTTCTTGTTTTTATCTTAATATATGTATACACACAGGACTGCAAATACCAGAATGTTTTTTGTTACAGATTTAACTATTTCATTGTAATTTACCTCTTTTATATTAGAATCAGCCAAACAAATCAACAGTACAACTCTtaactaaatacatttccttGGTAATATAACAGGACCCACTTTGTTGCATCTTTTCAACAAGGCACTTTGTAGCAGTTGTGTAGAGTAGTAGAACATCTActgaagtactgtacttaaatatAATCTTTGGGTATTTTTAGGTCATTGAAATATCTACATTTTATACTATTTGTACCCCACTACATTTTGGAAGCCAACATTGtaatttgtactccactacagttattggacagctttagttactttacagattcagattattagctaatacaaaatataaatcaactAATAAACACACTTTTACATATATTTAAGATGGCAGCTGTGATGGAActcattaatgcatcaataatcatGATTCAGTCAATTCAAatatatgattctgaaatggaACTTAATAAGTACTTATACGTTTGGTACTTTAGGTATTTCTTTGTGCCACTACTTTTGTTCTTTTCGTTAAGATTTTGTAATGCAGGACGCAGTACTTTtacaatctgagtacttcttccaccactcgTTTGTAGGTCATTATCTATAAATCAAGCAGTTCTACCTTCGCAAAGCAAATACACTATAATATTGTTTGTATTTAGCATTAACCATACCCCACTCAGTAAAGCTCAATGAAACCTTATAACAACAGCATTTGATGGCAAACAATAAGAAAAAtgggaaatgtaaaaaaatcaaCACAATAAATAAATTGTAGATCGTTTTTTGCTTGAAAATAATTTAATCAGTATGCTTTCAAACTAGTGCAAATACATGCAAACTGAAAACAGACAACCCTGTAGGCTTCTCACAGTCACACAGTGAGAAGATACAGGAAGACCTCGTGGCTGGACCTGCTCTTGTTGCGGTTGTTCTCCAGTGGTCCCTTTATTACACTCAAGGTACAGTGTGGGGGGTTTGCAGTTGGATGCTACTCTAAGTCTAGCACATAAAAGTGCCAATAGGCGAGGAAGCAAGTGATCTACACCCGCTCCCTGCATCCATCTATCACATTCATTATTCAGGAATACAAAACCACTCAGTCACAGCTCCTATGAAGACTCTCTCTCACCCCTCTGCTGCTCGCTACATTAAAGATTCATCCCCCGTTTTAGGACAAATGCTTGGAGTATTATACTTAAAGTGTATGCATTGACTGCCCTGTTCTTCTTAACCAACGAGACTGGAAACAAAGGAGAAAAAGAAAGTTGGAAATTCAGGAATGTGAAAATGCATCATTGTGCCACTACCAACTTGTTCATGCAGGGTTAAACTGCAAACCAGATACGCTAATGCTACACTGCGTATTCCACTAGTCACCTTGCTACAGGTGTAAGCTACAGCAGCCATGTGTCATGACCAACTTTGCACAGACACGTCTTTTGAACCACCTGGGATAGAAATAAGTAGCCTAAAGCTGCATTGACATGAAACGCTATGTGTTCCCCACTCACCCTGAGGTGGGGCACAGAGCATTGCTGTGAAAATAAATTAAGTTAAGATTTGTTTCTATGGTTACAACCCCTGCTAGCTTGCGTCGCTTCATTCAGCTGTAATCTGATTGGTTGCGCGTCGAAAGGTCAGCATTAACGGGGTCAAAGTCGAAATAATCTGAATTGTGAGCGCAGTTAGATTGGTGCGCAACTCCAAAAGTATCTTCCGCCTGGTCAGGCAACACCGCTCTCTTCATAGAAACACAACTGCAACGTCAACGAAGAGACGGTTTATCGTGGATCAATGCTGCTCAACAAACCAAAAAGTTGTGAAGGAAAAACTTTGTTCAATTCCACAAAAGCACATCTGAACATCTATCATAGACAAATGACTGCTGTCTTTCAAACACTTGGACGAGATgatggattgattgattggtagAGGTGAGCATTGACAAAGGGCTTTCGTAGTAAAGTCCCTGAGAAGTCTCTCTGCTGGTCAAAGCGTTCAAGTGGTTTCGTTCTCTGAATCTTTTGCACTCCATCTGTTTCCGTAAATTGCTCAGGCTTCTAACCAAAGCCAACACAACTCTTGATTCCAAACCATCATGGGTCACTGCCATCCAAAGTCCTGACCGGCCATCTGATAGAAGCGCTGGTTGTGGGGCTTGTAGAACTCCCTAAGTCTCTGCAGCACCTCCCGGTCGATGGAGGCGTGCATCCTCCCTTTGGTCTTCCCCAGGCAGTGAGGTTTACTGCTGCCCTCCGGCTTCTTCAGGCAGGGGAAGCCTTTGGTTTTGTTAAAGTAGAAGTGCTTGTCTGTGACAATCCTCTGGAGACCCAGAAAGTCTTGGACCTTGCCCAGTTCCCCGGCCGGGTCAGAGATTAGCCTCTCCCCGCTGACCAGATGGATCTGGGTCCTGGGGAACCAGGCCAGCCAGCGCTCCAGGTGCTGGGCGTACAGACCGATCCACAGCGGGCTCCACAGAGAGTCGATCTCACCTGGAGACAAGACAGAGACACCAAGGCTCTTTATTCAAAATCATAATTTCCCCCATGCTCTCAAACCCTTACTAAATGCTGTATTTAACTAATGAGCGTTTTGCCTACAGTAGTACAGGGTTAGGGGTTTGCCCTCGAAAAGCCGGATTTGCCAGATTACATATCCAGCTTTTCCCCTACTTCTTGGGGATTTTCCATACACTTCGCAAAAGGTAAAATGTAGGATCACGccccattttattttattttattattttattttttattccaAAACAAACGAAGAAACACGAGTTATATATTTCTCTTCAAAATTCTACCAGGTGGTGTTATTGGACCATGTTTTAAAATGTCCTTTAAATACCTTCAACTACAGCATTATTAACCCTTAAATTCAATAAGACCTTACAATTGCTCCTTACCCAAAGCTCCAAGTGCTCGTTGAACATCCTGATGTGTAGGTTTATGTGACACTAGCCCTAACCAGAAAATGCCATATTGGTGAGAAGGAATTCAGGCATGTTTTTACAAAAGATGTTAGTGCACCTGAAATGGGCTGCACGATTTGCAAAAACAATTGTGTTTATTTTGGCTGATATTGCAATTGTGATTTTAGAGGGAATTATCACTATTGAaacaatatttacatttacttttcTGCAGCTCTACAATACTTAATTCAGAATGATATTGTGAATATATATTGCCTTTAAAATATCTTACAATTACCAGTACCGATTTGAATATTGCACTAGTCCATAGTTtcttatttaaatatttgtatatttaataTCAAATATTTATGAGCCTACATTTTAGTTTGATAAGGTTTGATAATTTCAGACCTGAGATCATCTCTGGTCTCTGTGCTGGCAGACCTCCGCAGCACTTGGCTGAGATGGAGGCTGGTCAGCTTGATCCTCTTCACCTGGGCTTCAGCTCTGAAGCTGCTCCATCTGCTCTCACTTCCTGAACGTGGCAGATAGATCATAGATTGCTAAATGTTGCCAAAAGGTTGTGGATTTCAATCAAAGGAACACCCTGTCACTCACCTCTCCCTTTCCAAGACTGCGGTAACATAACAACACACAGCAAGTGCAACATCATGGTATCGCCGTTGTGTCTTTCTGGACCTGTGCGTCTTTGAGCAGCCATCATTACCATTATAACACTCATTTAAGAGCAACACAATTCAGACAAGTGTACAAACATAGTGATGCAAAATGACAGACTCTGTGGAAGAGGGCTGGCTCCCATGTAGATATGatgaggcgcgttcacactgcggtacttttcccacaaaggttcatgcgaacttagttcatgcgaactctttagttctcatgaactaagtacagatcgcgttcacaccagaaaaagtccctgggggtggattaggcaaatgaagccgctgacgtcacttcttcttcttctgctgctttgggtttactggcaggccgcaacccacttcacggcgtatactgccgcccaaagtccccggccggaagtccccggagttggggaaggcttcagtagaagctgctgggagtcccagcagcttctactgaagccttccgagtaaatcgccagaacgccgacacctcctcatctccaccgctcccatgttttattttgtgttgccataagttagtctctctgcgtttctgcgctgggctaatgctaatgctaatgatgctaatgcgaggataataaaatggcggcttcacaaaactttttgggagttttacggggcgtggtttgcaatccgcccagccagtcaggaatatagctcttttctcacaaaagagccgctcgaaagtccctgctttctagcagggactttcgagggggtaaaaaggttcgcatgaactacttttagtaccggctctttttggtgtgaacgcgatcatgaactaagttcgcatgaacctttgtgggaaaagtaccgcagtgtgaacgtggcTATTGTCTCACTCTAAGCTAATGTACAGTTTTTTTTGTTTCAGCTGATTAAAAAATTGTCTTTAAAATGATATTCTATTTCTGCTAATAGATTCCTCCACACTGGACCTCGTGTGTTCTAAATATAACCGTGTATGGACTCGCTTCTTGTCACATCCCCTGAGTCTGTTTTGTTAAACGCCTGTTGTCTCATGAAGCCGAGTTGTCTCGTGCTTCTTTCTTTAAACCTGCACTTGGGATTGTTTGCCGGTCAGTGCTATGTATTTGATGTTCTCGCCCACATAAAGTAGTTGCAGAAGAGAATTGTAGAGACTAAGAGGGAACAAACGGAGTGATGCATCTAAAAAGCTCAAGGGTCAATCGCCAGGAAGACCCCATGTTTGTCTGTTTGATGTGATGTCGTACGGAGTTCATGCTCCAAACAGCGGGATCAATACCGTTGGTGCGGTTCTTGAAGGCCAGGCTCTCGAAGGGGGGGATGTCAGGGGTCTTGGAGATGATCTGTGTGTAGTCAGATATGGCTCTGGTCACGGGGTCACGGACAACCACGATCAGCTTCACATCCTTCGACATGGCATGGACTCGTGCCGGCGTTTCCACGGTGACGAAGTAACGAGGCGTTTTCTCCATCACAATCTGACCGTCCAGGGCCTTGGGCATCATACTTCTGAAAACACAGAAAGGGAATATTGTAAAGAGAAACTGCTAGCAACATGTTAATTAGTAAGACAGAAGATGGTATTGATCTGGTTACGGTTGAAACAAAGGAATGATTTGTGGTCAAACGAGAAGATGTGGTTTTATTGGTGTACCCATGGTTACCATTATGTTGAGTTGTTGTACTCACAGGTAGCTTTGTTTGCCTACTGTCTCTTTTTGTTGTAAATCCTTATCTCTATTTTGAACATGCTTATTTTATTAGAGTCCTCCTTGTGTTTGTTCTTTAGTTTAACCTGCCTTTTGTTTAACTTGTTGTACAAATAAACCCTCGTAACTTTACCAATTCCATTCTGGTGTATGTTGCATTTCTCTTCCTCTAGACGGGACGTAGCcatttcaaagcccatacttctttacttttacttctacttgagaaaaggatgtgtgtacttttgccatctctgtaaTTCACCATAGCTTAACTACATTCATGACGTTGCCAGCTGTGTACACTCTGACAGCAGTTAATTATCTAAAACAGTTTCCAAGCCTTTTGAGGAGCGGGATGAACGTGCATATTTTGAGTTGGTTAAACTTGCTAATGTGGTTTGCCTGAATGTGAAAACATATATATCCATGCACATGTGTAACGCGTTCGAAAGAGGACTGGAGGTCTATTCCGTGGTGCTCTGTTGCCTTAGATTTGTGGGCGGGGCATGACCGTGACGTCAACATACACATTTTAAGTTTTGCAAAACCAATTTATCATAAAGTTTAATAAAAGCAACTTTTAAATGATAGTAAACAAAAAAGTTTTTACTTCAGTGCAACCCAATGCACATTTAGAGcaaaatatacatttgaaaATTAAGTTTGGTTTGGCAAGTGTATTAATAGCACAATGTATCCCAGACAGTTCAGTGCTCTAGTGCTGTACCAACAATATAGAAACATTTAATGTAGTGCAACATAATCATCAATGAAATACTTTTTACAATTAGTATACTGTTTAAAAAGTGGAATAGTTTTGGAAAACAAAGTCTCCCAACATCTGATTCCTTACCAACAGTTAGCTGAGAAGATGGTGAGCCCGTCTAACGTAAATAATGGATGAATCGAGTAATGGGGAAAACAAAGTGAAGGCATCTGTTTCTCCTTTGTTTCAAGACATTACGCTAAACCAATTATGCTAACATTACCTTGCTGTCGTCCATGTTTAGTCTGATGGACACTTATGTGATTCTTTTCCTGTCTGCCCCTCACCAAGGAAGTGAATAAGTATCATTTACAAATCGTAAAACTGACACTTTATAACTGATTTAGATGGAAAGAAGTTAAAAAAGTGAAGATGCATAGCGCATAAATATGTTACTCTAAGTGGGGTTATTCTCTACGATGCCTCTAAAGTGCTTTCGGAGATCACACTCCATAATACAACCCCACATGTGTCACTTTGACAGACAGAGTGACTGTGATCTCCAgtgatccacacacacacacacacacacgcacacacacacacacacacgcaggtgACAGCCGtgctacacaaacacacacaggagtCTTCCCTTAACTACGCCCCGCTCACCTCTATCTCCCCCCAGAAGCCCAGCAGATGGGACTCATTTAGAGACAAGCGACTCCAGAGGGTCCACAGGAGCGGCTGGGGACCCTGGACATCTGCTACACACCTgccacacacctgacacacacctgCCCGACTGACCGAACACACACTCAGCCTCCGCGCTACGCTTTCAAACTGCTTTGTATCAGCATTTAGACCTCTTTAAATGGAGCTCAAAGGCATACAGCAGTGCATGTTTCATCTCTTCAATTACAGATAGTGCATGGTTTTTAATGCATGTAATGTCAGTGTCTGTTGTGGACCTTTAGGCTTTCAACTCATATGGATTTATAAATAGAATATTTAAACTCCAAAAACCTCCAATGACAAAaatccttttaaaaaaaaaatgtgttcttgaatcaatgttttttttaaataaaccaaTATAAGATGTTGACATAACCATGACTAACATAACCCAAAGTCAGAATATGCATAATAAATGTCCATAATATTGCATTTGTCAAACAACACTTAAAAAATGCATGTATTGATTTGATgttgttttttatgtatttgttccCCTACAGCAGTAGTTCTCAAAgggtggtccgcggaccactggtggtccgtgagcaccccctagtggtccgtgagtatattggtaaaatgtcacatttgaaataaataaatacatttaagttttccgcactctcatgggaatatctccgcaatggagcgagcttaagtttcactttcgagtgcatgatatagcccagataaacaccttcatcaccagtgttgggtgtaacgcgttacaaaagtaacggagttacagtaatagattactttttgctgtaacgaagtaatgtaacgcattactaatgaaatgtgggtaatatattacccgttacaatgctcagtaacgcagttacaacacattttaacccgaaattaaatggtgttttgttttttaacaatgtactaacatagcgagatttccgacaccagacacattgtgcgggtagattagtaaacctggtgtttactcttcaggcttcgcgccgggatcttcgggcagttgaatgttgtgcaccctctattcaaaaaagagaacggagcgaaaaagactaacaacaaattgtgtcaggtgcgcgtgacctgctccgctgcgcgtgcatcatttccaaagt
This region includes:
- the hs3st3l gene encoding heparan sulfate (glucosamine) 3-O-sulfotransferase 3-like; this translates as MAAFHYHHHHHHYPHSDLRRLFHRLTIASSLSILCFSLVYLLTGCCESELSENTDIKTPTREFLVSGWQYERNGTSVEREVTTALGEDAFSGHPGLEANSSGKEWTATRRLPQALIIGVKKGGTRALLEFLRLHPDIRALGSEPHFFDRHYARGLDWYRSMMPKALDGQIVMEKTPRYFVTVETPARVHAMSKDVKLIVVVRDPVTRAISDYTQIISKTPDIPPFESLAFKNRTNGEIDSLWSPLWIGLYAQHLERWLAWFPRTQIHLVSGERLISDPAGELGKVQDFLGLQRIVTDKHFYFNKTKGFPCLKKPEGSSKPHCLGKTKGRMHASIDREVLQRLREFYKPHNQRFYQMAGQDFGWQ